In a genomic window of Curtobacterium flaccumfaciens pv. betae:
- a CDS encoding D-arabinono-1,4-lactone oxidase, with the protein MRSTTSELNWSGTVTYTAERVVRPSSVDEAAQVVADADRVHGLGTRHSFNDVADTAGTLLDLTGIPTDLVVDAEHRTVTLGAGTRYGDVAADIDRAGFALHNTGSLPHISVGGAVATGTHGSGTTLGSLATAVRAFEVLGPDGTARTLDRTDPAFDGAVLHLGLLGIVTRVTLDVEPAYRMRQDVYGAIPWDTFTANVAEVHAAAYSVCAYTVFGDAITEVLVKSRVSDGAEDVPVPEGLAGARRLPGTPGDDRRTARDGSVGPWWDRLPHFPIGSVPSHGSEVQSEHFVPLRHAAAALDALRGLADRIQPHLHVCELRTMAADDLWLSPTQGEDVLCIAFTWKKHPAEVAALLPDLESRLAAFNGRPHWGKMSSLDHAAIAGLYPRLADFRDLVARADPERTFASAFGERVLGT; encoded by the coding sequence ATGCGGTCGACGACGAGCGAGCTCAACTGGTCCGGCACGGTCACGTACACGGCCGAACGGGTCGTCCGCCCGTCGTCGGTCGACGAGGCCGCCCAGGTCGTGGCCGACGCCGATCGGGTGCACGGCCTCGGCACCCGGCACTCGTTCAACGACGTCGCCGACACCGCGGGCACCCTGCTCGACCTGACCGGCATCCCCACCGACCTGGTCGTCGACGCCGAGCACCGCACCGTCACGCTCGGGGCCGGCACTCGGTACGGCGACGTCGCGGCCGACATCGACCGGGCCGGGTTCGCCCTGCACAACACGGGGTCCCTGCCGCACATCTCGGTCGGCGGTGCGGTCGCGACGGGCACCCACGGCTCCGGCACGACCCTGGGGTCGCTCGCCACCGCGGTGCGCGCGTTCGAGGTGCTCGGTCCGGACGGAACCGCCCGGACTCTCGACCGGACGGACCCCGCGTTCGACGGTGCCGTGCTGCACCTCGGACTGCTCGGCATCGTGACCCGGGTGACCCTCGACGTGGAACCTGCCTACCGGATGCGTCAGGACGTCTACGGCGCGATCCCCTGGGACACCTTCACGGCGAACGTCGCCGAGGTGCACGCCGCCGCGTACTCGGTGTGCGCCTACACGGTGTTCGGCGACGCGATCACCGAGGTCCTGGTGAAGTCACGCGTCTCCGACGGCGCCGAGGACGTGCCGGTGCCCGAAGGGCTGGCCGGCGCACGCCGGCTGCCCGGCACCCCCGGCGACGACCGCCGGACCGCGCGCGACGGCTCGGTCGGCCCGTGGTGGGACCGCCTGCCGCACTTCCCGATCGGGTCCGTCCCGAGCCACGGGTCCGAGGTGCAGAGCGAGCACTTCGTCCCGCTCCGGCACGCGGCGGCCGCCCTCGATGCGCTCCGGGGGCTCGCCGACCGGATCCAGCCGCACCTGCACGTCTGCGAACTCCGGACGATGGCGGCGGACGACCTCTGGCTCAGCCCGACCCAGGGCGAGGACGTGCTCTGCATCGCGTTCACCTGGAAGAAGCACCCGGCCGAGGTCGCCGCGCTCCTGCCCGACCTGGAGTCCCGGCTCGCAGCCTTCAACGGCCGACCGCACTGGGGCAAGATGAGCTCGCTCGACCACGCGGCGATCGCCGGGCTGTACCCGCGGCTGGCGGACTTCCGCGACCTCGTCGCCCGGGCCGACCCGGAGCGGACGTTCGCATCCGCGTTCGGCGAGCGGGTGCTCGGGACCTGA
- a CDS encoding 2'-5' RNA ligase family protein produces the protein MRSIELVLGPESDAAVRSAWQALIDADLPSLGRHPSPSNAPHVTLAAGDTLPVPAGFRTSVPTSIRLGGLLLFPAGAGRSVLVRAVVVDAALTTFHGEVHAVAPGGVETSVPGHWSPHVTLARRVRDEDLPRAVAALRAVPLPETLDVGGVRHWDGETRTITPLAFTTD, from the coding sequence GTGCGCAGCATCGAACTCGTCCTCGGTCCGGAGTCGGACGCCGCCGTGCGGTCCGCCTGGCAGGCCCTGATCGACGCCGACCTGCCGAGCCTCGGCCGGCACCCGTCGCCGTCGAACGCTCCGCACGTCACCCTGGCCGCCGGGGACACGCTGCCCGTGCCGGCGGGGTTCCGCACGTCGGTCCCGACCTCGATCCGGCTCGGCGGGCTGCTGCTCTTCCCCGCGGGTGCCGGTCGGTCGGTCCTCGTGCGCGCGGTGGTCGTCGACGCGGCACTCACGACCTTCCACGGCGAGGTGCACGCGGTCGCCCCCGGCGGCGTCGAGACGTCCGTGCCCGGGCACTGGTCGCCGCACGTCACGCTGGCCCGCCGGGTTCGTGACGAGGACCTGCCGCGCGCCGTCGCTGCGCTGCGCGCCGTGCCGCTGCCGGAGACGCTCGACGTCGGCGGCGTCCGGCACTGGGACGGCGAGACGCGGACGATCACGCCGCTCGCGTTCACGACCGACTAG
- a CDS encoding MDR family MFS transporter, with translation MTQAVDSAPRTGSVSQPSAAETRLVIGLLLVSAFVVILNETIMGVALPRLMDDLDISAATGQWLTTGFLLTMAVVIPITGFLLQRFNTRPVFVWAMGLFSVGTLIALLAPGFTVLLVGRIVQASGTAIMMPLLMTTVLTLVDPAHRGRIMGNISIVISVAPAIGPTISGLILNAFSWRWLFGFVLPIAIAALILGMVKVQNVSTPRKAPIDVVSVVLSAFAFGGIVYGLSSIGEAGTTGPLVPVTALVVGAVALAVFIVRQTRLQRTDSALLDLRTFRTRGFTVPIVAMGLSFMAMFGTLILLPIYLERVLGLEVLQVGLLLLPGGLLMGLLSPIVGRIYDRRGPRVLLIPGSIIVSAVLWALSTVGVDTSVWFVLGAHVVLSIGLALTFTPLFTAALGGLPPKLYSHGSAVLGTAQQLAGAAGTALFVTLLTIGAATAVEGSGARGVQVATASGVGTAFMVGAIISLFGILASVFVRRPEVPEGAPTPPPVH, from the coding sequence ATGACCCAGGCCGTCGATTCCGCCCCCCGCACGGGAAGCGTCTCGCAGCCGTCCGCTGCCGAGACCCGACTCGTGATCGGGCTGCTGCTCGTCTCCGCGTTCGTCGTCATCCTCAACGAGACCATCATGGGCGTGGCCCTGCCCCGGCTCATGGACGACCTGGACATCAGCGCCGCGACCGGCCAGTGGCTGACCACCGGCTTCCTGCTCACCATGGCGGTCGTCATCCCGATCACCGGGTTCCTGCTGCAGCGCTTCAACACGCGACCGGTGTTCGTCTGGGCGATGGGCCTGTTCTCGGTCGGCACGCTGATCGCCCTGCTCGCGCCGGGCTTCACCGTCCTGCTCGTCGGCCGCATCGTGCAGGCCAGCGGCACCGCGATCATGATGCCGCTGCTGATGACGACGGTCCTGACCCTCGTCGACCCCGCGCACCGTGGCCGCATCATGGGCAACATCTCGATCGTCATCTCGGTCGCTCCGGCCATCGGCCCGACGATCTCCGGCCTGATCCTCAACGCGTTCTCGTGGCGCTGGCTGTTCGGCTTCGTGCTGCCCATCGCGATCGCGGCGCTCATCCTCGGCATGGTCAAGGTGCAGAACGTCTCGACGCCGCGCAAGGCGCCGATCGACGTCGTCTCGGTCGTGCTCTCCGCCTTCGCGTTCGGCGGCATCGTCTACGGCCTGTCCAGCATCGGCGAAGCCGGCACGACCGGTCCGCTCGTCCCGGTGACCGCCCTGGTCGTCGGTGCCGTCGCCCTCGCGGTGTTCATCGTCCGGCAGACGCGCCTGCAGCGCACCGACAGCGCCCTGCTCGACCTGCGCACCTTCCGCACCCGTGGCTTCACGGTGCCGATCGTCGCGATGGGCCTGAGCTTCATGGCGATGTTCGGCACGCTCATCCTGCTGCCGATCTACCTGGAGCGCGTCCTCGGCCTCGAGGTCCTGCAGGTCGGCCTGCTGCTGCTCCCCGGTGGCCTGCTGATGGGCCTGCTCTCCCCCATCGTCGGTCGCATCTACGACCGCCGTGGCCCGCGCGTGCTGCTCATCCCCGGATCGATCATCGTCAGCGCCGTGCTCTGGGCGCTCTCCACCGTGGGCGTCGACACCAGCGTGTGGTTCGTCCTCGGTGCGCACGTGGTGCTGAGCATCGGCCTGGCCCTGACCTTCACGCCGCTGTTCACCGCGGCGCTCGGTGGGCTGCCCCCGAAGCTGTACTCGCACGGCAGCGCGGTGCTCGGCACGGCGCAGCAGCTCGCCGGTGCGGCGGGCACGGCCCTGTTCGTCACGCTGCTGACGATCGGTGCGGCCACCGCCGTCGAGGGCTCCGGTGCCCGTGGGGTCCAGGTGGCCACCGCGTCGGGCGTCGGCACCGCCTTCATGGTCGGCGCGATCATCTCGCTGTTCGGCATCCTGGCGTCGGTGTTCGTCCGCCGGCCGGAGGTGCCCGAAGGCGCGCCGACGCCCCCGCCCGTGCACTGA
- a CDS encoding methionine ABC transporter ATP-binding protein encodes MPVLVELRGVSKHYRRADTGETVVAVEDVSLDVHQGEVLGVIGYSGAGKSTLVRLVNALELPSSGTVTVAGRELTAIPERDRRLARRNIGMIFQQFNLFRSRTIAGNVAYPLKVAGVPKAERNRRVAELLDFVGLLERAHAYPEQLSGGQKQRVGIARALAASPDLLLADEATSALDPETTSEVLALLRRVNRELGVTIIVITHEMDAVRQIADRVAVMEQGRVVEVGDVYDVFSTPKTGAAQRFVRTALHDRPSPETLRRLRDRHPGRLVTVQITDEAGLQNRIDAAFRAAGVTAELVYGGVGEIRERRIGSLTYELSDASGGPGRPGGPGGSGAPDADPGAIDAAIAALRADGVTTDEEAAA; translated from the coding sequence GTGCCGGTCCTCGTCGAACTCCGCGGCGTCTCGAAGCACTACCGCCGCGCCGACACCGGCGAGACCGTGGTGGCCGTCGAGGACGTCTCCCTGGACGTGCACCAGGGAGAGGTCCTCGGCGTCATCGGGTACTCCGGTGCCGGCAAGTCCACCCTGGTCCGCCTGGTCAACGCGCTGGAACTGCCGAGTTCCGGCACGGTGACCGTCGCGGGCCGCGAACTGACGGCGATCCCCGAGCGGGACCGCCGTCTGGCGCGTCGCAACATCGGGATGATCTTCCAGCAGTTCAACCTGTTCCGGTCCCGCACGATCGCCGGCAACGTCGCGTACCCGCTCAAGGTCGCCGGCGTGCCGAAGGCCGAGCGGAACCGTCGCGTCGCCGAGCTGCTCGACTTCGTCGGCCTGCTCGAGCGCGCCCACGCCTACCCGGAGCAGCTGTCCGGCGGCCAGAAGCAGCGCGTCGGCATCGCCCGCGCCCTCGCCGCATCGCCCGACCTGCTGCTCGCCGACGAGGCGACCAGCGCCCTCGACCCGGAGACCACGTCCGAGGTGCTCGCGCTGCTCCGCCGCGTCAACCGGGAGCTCGGCGTCACCATCATCGTCATCACGCACGAGATGGACGCCGTCCGGCAGATCGCCGACCGGGTCGCCGTGATGGAGCAGGGGCGGGTCGTCGAGGTCGGGGACGTCTACGACGTGTTCTCGACGCCGAAGACCGGCGCCGCACAGCGCTTCGTCCGCACCGCGCTGCACGACCGGCCCTCCCCCGAGACGCTCCGGCGCCTGCGGGACCGCCACCCGGGTCGGCTCGTCACGGTGCAGATCACCGACGAGGCCGGGCTGCAGAACCGCATCGACGCCGCGTTCCGCGCCGCCGGGGTCACCGCCGAGCTCGTCTACGGCGGGGTCGGCGAGATCCGGGAGCGCCGGATCGGGTCGCTCACCTACGAGCTGAGCGACGCCAGCGGCGGGCCAGGCCGGCCAGGCGGTCCCGGCGGGTCGGGCGCGCCTGACGCCGATCCCGGTGCCATCGACGCCGCGATCGCCGCACTCCGCGCCGACGGCGTCACGACCGACGAGGAGGCCGCCGCGTGA
- a CDS encoding endonuclease/exonuclease/phosphatase family protein produces the protein MAAPEQQSTIASEQTVQPTQLRVVSYNLREHTANSELAALAEASDADVLCVQECDSNDLAPSIGGLSLAASTRTNRLGLAIYKRDDRFEVQDFSIHSLQKSLHDRVLAPAHERLIAMHLRDTEADAEVVVASFHASPLTATNSLRRKQIEAAHQFLRELAKDVPAVMVGDFNYPWFQTNLRRKIEQHGFALSLSDQPTYLRYRKFTGHFDFATSVGLHIAGVETLPAGISDHRPILVRAHYEHPGETGAVTTVEAPAA, from the coding sequence ATGGCCGCGCCAGAGCAGCAGAGCACGATCGCATCAGAGCAGACCGTGCAGCCCACGCAGCTCCGTGTCGTCAGTTACAACCTCCGCGAGCACACCGCGAACAGCGAGCTCGCCGCACTGGCCGAGGCCTCCGACGCCGACGTCTTGTGCGTGCAGGAGTGCGACAGCAACGACCTCGCACCGTCGATCGGCGGCCTCTCGCTCGCCGCGTCGACCCGCACCAACCGACTCGGGCTCGCGATCTACAAGCGTGACGACCGCTTCGAGGTGCAGGACTTCAGCATCCACTCCCTGCAGAAGTCGCTCCACGACCGGGTCCTCGCACCCGCGCACGAGCGGCTCATCGCGATGCACCTGCGTGACACCGAGGCCGACGCCGAGGTCGTCGTCGCCTCGTTCCACGCCTCACCGCTCACCGCGACGAACTCCCTGCGCCGCAAGCAGATCGAGGCGGCGCACCAGTTCCTGCGCGAGCTGGCGAAGGACGTCCCCGCGGTCATGGTCGGTGACTTCAACTACCCGTGGTTCCAGACGAACCTGCGCCGCAAGATCGAGCAGCACGGCTTCGCCCTGTCGCTGTCCGACCAGCCGACGTACCTGCGCTACCGCAAGTTCACGGGCCACTTCGACTTCGCGACGAGCGTCGGCCTGCACATCGCCGGCGTCGAGACCCTGCCGGCCGGCATCTCCGACCACCGCCCGATCCTGGTGCGTGCCCACTACGAGCACCCGGGCGAGACCGGCGCTGTCACTACCGTCGAGGCTCCCGCCGCCTGA
- a CDS encoding methionine ABC transporter permease, with the protein MNNNSFQSVIDTFDVFLAAIRDTIVMSLISLVIAGVIGLALGLLLYATRPGNVLGNRTAYTVLNVFVNLIRPIPFVIFLAAIAPLSRVVVQTTIGVPAVTFAISLAAAFAVSRIVEQNLLSVDPGVVEAARASGAHPVSILLTVLIPEGLGPLILGYTFIYIGIVDMTAQGALIGGGGLGEYAITYGSQRYDWWVVYVSVAAIVVIVQLGQFIGNRLARATLRR; encoded by the coding sequence GTGAACAACAACTCGTTCCAGAGCGTGATCGACACGTTCGACGTCTTCCTCGCCGCCATCCGCGACACCATCGTGATGTCGCTGATCTCGCTGGTCATCGCCGGGGTCATCGGCCTCGCGCTCGGCCTGCTGCTGTACGCGACCCGGCCGGGCAACGTCCTCGGCAACCGCACCGCGTACACGGTGCTCAACGTGTTCGTGAACCTGATCCGCCCGATCCCGTTCGTGATCTTCCTCGCGGCGATCGCGCCGCTGTCACGGGTCGTCGTGCAGACCACGATCGGTGTCCCCGCGGTGACCTTCGCGATCTCGTTGGCCGCGGCCTTCGCGGTGTCCCGGATCGTCGAGCAGAACCTGCTGTCCGTCGACCCGGGCGTCGTCGAGGCGGCTCGGGCCTCGGGTGCGCACCCCGTGTCGATCCTGCTGACGGTGCTCATCCCCGAGGGCCTCGGCCCCCTGATCCTCGGGTACACGTTCATCTACATCGGCATCGTCGACATGACGGCGCAGGGCGCGCTGATCGGTGGCGGCGGACTCGGCGAGTACGCGATCACCTACGGCTCGCAGCGCTACGACTGGTGGGTGGTCTACGTCTCGGTGGCGGCGATCGTCGTCATCGTGCAGCTCGGCCAGTTCATCGGCAACCGCTTGGCGCGCGCGACGCTGCGTCGCTGA
- a CDS encoding MetQ/NlpA family ABC transporter substrate-binding protein — protein MSAAPALPEKPKGKRPIGWIVAAAIVVVAIVVAVIVGAVRSGSNDAGAAGDAAPKTVTIGVADKSLGYWNTYTKLAKDKLNVTVKLTNFSDYSLPNPALKDGQLDINQFQHIQYLADYNVTSDDDLQPIGSTAVYPLPLYATKYDKPSELPANAKVAIPNDSINQARALLILQAAGLVTLKDGGSAFSTADDIETKKVDVQPLDASQTANALQQGSVAAAVVNNNFATAAGLPISDAIYQDDPSSASAAPYVNVFAVRDEDKGNKTYLELAELFQDDAVQKAFAKDLPEAVARDESASKLQDELAQVEQDAKAAKQ, from the coding sequence ATGTCCGCAGCCCCCGCACTGCCCGAGAAGCCGAAGGGCAAGCGCCCGATCGGCTGGATCGTCGCCGCCGCGATCGTCGTCGTGGCGATCGTCGTCGCCGTCATCGTCGGAGCCGTCCGCTCCGGGAGCAACGACGCCGGTGCCGCCGGTGACGCCGCCCCGAAGACCGTCACGATCGGTGTCGCGGACAAGTCGCTCGGCTACTGGAACACGTACACGAAGCTCGCGAAGGACAAGCTCAACGTCACCGTCAAGCTGACGAACTTCTCGGACTACTCGCTGCCGAACCCCGCCCTCAAGGACGGCCAGCTGGACATCAACCAGTTCCAGCACATCCAGTACCTGGCGGACTACAACGTCACCTCCGACGACGACCTGCAGCCGATCGGTTCGACCGCCGTGTACCCGCTGCCGCTCTACGCGACGAAGTACGACAAGCCGTCCGAGCTGCCCGCGAACGCGAAGGTCGCGATCCCGAACGACTCGATCAACCAGGCCCGTGCGCTCCTGATCCTGCAGGCGGCGGGCCTGGTCACGCTCAAGGACGGCGGCTCGGCGTTCTCCACCGCGGACGACATCGAGACGAAGAAGGTCGACGTCCAGCCCCTCGACGCCTCGCAGACCGCGAACGCGCTGCAGCAGGGCTCCGTCGCCGCCGCCGTCGTGAACAACAACTTCGCCACCGCCGCCGGCCTGCCGATCTCGGACGCGATCTACCAGGACGACCCCTCGAGCGCGAGCGCCGCCCCGTACGTGAACGTGTTCGCCGTCCGCGACGAGGACAAGGGCAACAAGACCTACCTCGAGCTGGCGGAGCTGTTCCAGGACGACGCCGTGCAGAAGGCCTTCGCGAAGGACCTGCCCGAGGCCGTCGCCCGCGACGAGAGCGCCTCGAAGCTGCAGGACGAGCTCGCCCAGGTCGAGCAGGACGCGAAGGCGGCCAAGCAGTAG